Sequence from the Aerococcus tenax genome:
ATGATATTGTTCCTGCCGAAAATAGGCAGTACTTCTCTGGTATTTGGATGGCGACTTGCTTAGGAAAGAGCTCCCCAAAGACAAGGGAGATATAAGATAAAATCACCGTAACAATCGCTGTAGCCAGAATTTCGGCAGCGGGTATATTAGCCAAATAAGGCAAGATGTAGCCCACAAAGGTATTGGCAGCCGATGCCGAGGATAAGAACCCAGCAAAGGTGATTCCTACCTGAATGGTAGACAGAAAATCATCCGACTTATCCAGTAATTGGACCACTTTTACAGCGCGACGGTCGCCCTCCTCAGCCAATTGGTTGATCTTGCCTTGGTTAACAGAAACAAAGGCCATTTCTGCCCCAGCTAAGAAAGCATTAATTAAGGTTAATACCAGTATTAAAATTATTTGTCCTAGGATCGAAGAGGCCCCCGGATCTTCCATATATCATTTCTCCTTTATTGCTTCAAAAATGTCTTTATATTAATCTAGTATATTATAATTTTTTTCGCCCGTCTATACTTTGCTTCAAGCATTATAATAGGAAAAGCTAGCTTTTCCCTGATTCATTTTGCCTTTCTATAAAAAAGCCCGGACCAGCCGGGCAAAGCACTTTCTAATTAAATGGACCACTAGACAGGATTGGCTACAATTGCCGGCGGTTAAAGAGGGGGAAACTGAGACAGAGACTGCCCAGGATCAGCCCTCCCGTAGTATAGATCGCTTGACGGCAGTCTTCAAAATCCAAACCTTCTCCCAATAAGGCCTTCCCTTCCGTTAAAAGGATCGGAGAATAATCCTTACTTTGTGGGAAGACACTCAGCACATAAAAGACTAAGAGACTAGCAAACAAGGTCACTAGGACCCCACTAGAGGAAGTTGCCAGGGTGGAAGATACGAGGAGAAGACTGACAACCAAGAGGCCAAAACCGTACCAGGCTAGGAGGGCAAGGGTTAAATCGTCCTGATTAACACTGCCCAAATAATATTGGGTATAAGTTAAGGTGGTCAGCCAGCAAATGCTATAGGCCCCGGTCCAAAGGGTGACCAAGAAGATAAATTTTGCGAGAAGGAATTGGCTCCGTTTCAAACCCTTGGTCAAGACCAGAATCAAGGTCCCGGTCTGGTATTCCTTAGTTAAGAGCTGACTCTCCAAAAAGACAAAGCAGAGCATGGCTAGGGGGAGGTTTTTAAAGAACTGCTCCCAAGCCATGGTCGCCGTCACTTCTACCGCTTGGACCTGGATGGCTAGGCCGTTATCTTGGCTAGCAATTTGTTCCAGCATCCAGGGAGTCGCCAGGGCCAAGCCTGTATTCATTAAACCAATGACAAAGAAAACCAAAACTAAAATAAAGAGCTGGCCACCCCGCCACTGGGCTAAAAACTCCTTCTTCAGTAAAGTCATTAATGTCTTCATCGAACCACCTCTTGAAATAAATCATCTAACGACGTCTCTACCCGCTCCACTTGCCGGAGGGCTAAGTCTTGGTCAGCCAACCAGGCTAAGACTACTTTCAAGGGATAATCTTGGCTAGAAAAGCGCAACTTGCCGGTCTGGTCGAGTTGGCTCTTGGGAAAGGCCGCTTGAAAGCTTAAGCGGTCTTCAGCCTGCTCCAGCTCGACTTGGTAGCTGGGTCCACCCACCTGATGGGTCAAGGTTTCCAAGGGGCCGGCTAGGGCAATCTGCCCTTGGTTTAAGAGGGCCACATGGCTACAGACCTTTTCAACGTCTGACAAGATATGGGTGGAAAAAAGCACCGTGGTTTCCTGGCGAATATTAGACAAAATCGCTAGAATATCCCGCCGTCCCAAGGGATCTAAGGCCGAAGTAGGTTCGTCACAAATTAATAATTGTGGACGACCCATGAGGGCTTGGGCAATCCCTAAGCGCTGCTTCATGCCCCGCGAATAGCCTTTGATCCGTTGTTTATCTTGGGCTAGGCCTACCAGGTCTAAAAGTTCCTGGCTCCTTTTCTTGGCTTCACTGACTGACATACCCGCAATCTGCCCTAAAAAGCGCAGGTATTCTTCTCCGTTCATAAAAGGATAGAAGGCCGGCACATCAGGCAGGTAGCCAATATAGCGGTTGGTTTGAGTCTGGCCATAGCTGACCCGCTCGCCCTTAACACAAATTTGCCCCTGGTCAGCGGACATGAGGCCCAGGATAAGTTTCATAGTAGTCGTCTTGCCGGCCCCATTTCTTCCAATGAAGCCAAAGACACTGCCTTGGGGCACCGTCAAGGATAAATTATCAAGGATGGTATGACTGCCGAATTTTTTGGACACATGGTCCAAGGTCAAAATTGCCATCAGTCCTCCTCCTTACCAAAGATGAGATAGAGGATCGGGCCGATAAATTGCATCAAGACGATCACTACAACCAACCAAAAAGTCCGCCCCCCTCTTTTATAGGTCTTATGGGTTAAGATATGGTGCAAGGCATAAACTAACAAAGCAACTTGTAAAACAACAACAGGAATTAAAAAGGGTAAATATTCACTCAAGTTATTCATAATGGTCTCCTTCTTTCTGAGCGAGGGTTTCGACGCAGTAGCCATGGTAGTGGCAATGCGGACAAATTAGTTTCCGGGTATAAGGGGTATGTTTAGCGAAAATCGCTGCCTTCAAGTCCGGTTGGAAGTCATAATGGCATTCCGGACAAATATAGGCCACTTGCTTGAAATAATAACGGCTAATACCGAGTCCATAAGGGATAGCCAGGATGAAATAGAGGACCAACCAGGCAAAGTTCCCCTGGGTCAGGAGTAAGAAAACCGCCAAACCTGCTAAGAGACTAATCGGCAAGGCCGTTAATAGGATAAAGAGATGTAATTGTTGAACATGTTTGCGTTTATTCATCATTTTGGCAATGCTCGATAAGCCAGTGGCAGAAAGGTCAGTAAATGAATTGAGGCTTTTTTGCAGGGCTCTAAGCCGGTCGAGCTGGACTTCTTCTTCCTGGCGCTTGGCCTCCAGGGCTTGGATCTGTTGGTCGATTAATAAATCAATCAAGTCACGGGCATTGTCCTCATCTAAGACTTGTTTAATATCGTCTAGGGAAAAGCCCAGGTCTTTCAAAAAGCAGATCGTCTTCATTTGGTTGAGGTCGCCTTGGGAATATAAACGCCGGCCCCCTTCTGAAATACTGGTGGGAAGAACCAGACCGCGTTTGTGATAATACTGGACCGTTCTCACAGTCACCCCCGCTAATTTAGCCAATTCACCACTTGTATAAGTTGCCACAGGTTCACTTCCTTTCTTCTCTTCATTAAGCATTGCTTTTCCTCCTTTCTGCCTGTAGATTAGCTTATGACGCAAGGTCACGAGCAAGTCTTTTCCCAATATTTTTTCAAAAAACTCCCTTTTTTAGGAAAAGACTTCAACAGGTAGTCGTTTTTCTCTCTATTCCGCTTTTATCTATTTTGTGAATACGTGCTATTTAAAATTTTGGATAAAAAAAGCTAGGGCAAAACCTAGAGTGTGACAAGCGCATCAAAGAGCAAGACCGCTGGAAGAAAAAGGCGTAAAATTCTCAAAGAGAATTCTACGCCTTTTTTGAAGCGAACGCTTGCTCTGCGCTTGGAACACATTTTGATTAAAGTATTGGCATTTTGATTGGGAAAGAGGCCGGAACTTTTGCCCCAGCTTTGCACATACAAATTCTATATCAAATGCTCTTATGCAATTTTTTCGTGGAAATGAACTTGACGGTCGATCCAGTACATAAGTGGCGCTGTGATCGCTAAAACAATCAGCTCGCTGACCACTAAGGTGAAGTAGGTGTACCAGAAAGGTAATTGGAAGGCTAGATTCAGTTCAAAAGCCACAATGAAAATCATCAATGAGAAAATCACTGTCGTTGCACCTAAGCGGGCCTTGATGGAAGGAAGCTTAGGGTAGATCCAATCACAGATCAAGAAACTGATGACGGTATGGAAGGTCCCAAAGACCAGGTCATACCAACCTAAACCATTGGCAAATCCATAGAAATTGGCAATAAAGACACCTGCCACCACACCCCATTTATAGCGGCGGTCAAAGGCGTTCAAATGGTTCAGCCCTTCAGATAGGCGAAATTGAATCGGTCCATAGGCGATTTGAGGGGCGATAAAATAGATCACCACATAAATCGCCGCCACTAGGGCATTAATCACTAAGGGCCGGGTTTTGTTCTCTTGCATAGTATTTTCCTCCTAGTTTTTTTACGTTGGATGGTTTCGAACAACGCACACCCCATTGTACCACAATTATTTTCCCTTAAAGAAGGCTTTACTCTCCCTAAAAAAGAACTTCTTGATGCTATAGGAAACAGCAACTACCCCTAGCCCAGCTAAAGTAAAGCTCTGCCATTGGACTAGGGGAACGATCTTGCCAAATACAACATTAGCTAAAGGTGAAAACAAAGAGCTGAAAACAAAGAGCAAAGAAAATACTCGGCCTAAAAACTCCTGGTCGCTATGCTTTTGTATAATCGTGAACACCTTGGCGTTAATTTGAACTAGGTAAAAGCCATTAACAAAGGCACATAGGAAAATAAAGAAAATATGATGAAAAAATCCCGCCATTAACAAGACGACTGCTAGATACTTAAGATCTTGGATAAAACTTTCTTCTGATTGACCACTCCCATAACAGGTTAATATCACCCCTCCAAGAATACCGCCCAGAGCTTCTGTACTAAGGACTAGGCTATATATCTTGTCAGACCCCTTTAATAAGACATTGATCGCATAGGGAATAACTAAGTCATAAGAAGTCATTATAAAATTTAATAAGGAAATGAAGACCATGACTCCTAAAATTGCTTTCATCCTGCACACATACTTCAAACCAGAGACAAAATGCGCATGAAATTGAAAGGGCTGACTAGCAGGTAAGTGATTATTTTCATGGTAAGGCACAGAAGCAATGATTAGTGCTGATAATAAAAAGGATAAGGAGTTTATCAGGATGAAGAAATTAAAATTGTTATTAATAGAGAGAATTAGCGAACCGATAATAGGGGCTCCTATCTTAATAATACTTGATAGGGTATTTTGGATAGAATTAAAACGTTCAATATCCTCCCCTAAGACCACATGAGGGACAATGGCCTTGGCGGCTGGGGAATTGATGGCCAAAGCAAGGCTCAAGATCGCACTGGTAAGAATTAATATCAATTGATCAGCAAGATAATCTTTATATAATACAGAGCAGACTAAGCAAGCTATAAAGCTCATTAAGTCTGAAAAGATTAATAATTTTTTTCGATTCAGTTGATCAACAAGCGGGCCGACTAGAAGATTGGAAAACAATAAAATTGAAGTGCTGATACTATTTATTTTTCCTAATAATGCCGTATTTTGAGTTTGAGAAACGAGGAACCAATTGATAGCAAATAAGTAAAGAGTATCACCAATTAAGGAGACCCCGTAATTTGCCAGTAAAGGCAGACCCTGTCTTAAAGATAACTTTTTATTCCCTCCCATAAGCAATTCCCTCTTTTCGCTTGTTTAAATAAACTGACCAGAGACCACTTTCCTGGACCACTAATCATCACTGAACCTGAATTTTTGATTACTTTTAAATTAATTTAATGATTATATACAGAGTCTTCCTCCTTGTCAATTGCAATAAGAAAACAGGAAAAACCCCTAGAGTCGTTTGACCTTACAAGTCCTACTCTAGGGGCTCCCCAAAATATAACAGAAAGCATTCTGTCTCGCTATTTAATTTTATAATTCCAGCTAAGACCTAGTCAAAAATCTCTAGCCTAGCTTCTTCATTTTCTTAGTCCTCCTCGCCCTTGCTCTCATCCTCCTGCTTTTCGGCCCTTTTTTTCATCGGATTTCTAGGATGGGGAAGACTAGGGCGCAAACGCTTGGTCCAAAATCCACCGTGGATATACTTGGCATCATAAGAAATATAAAAGACCTTGGGATCAATGGCTTCAATGGTCCGGCAAACTTGCTGTTCCCGTGACCGTGGGGTTAAGACTGTCATGATTAAGCGGTCACCATCCCGGCCGTACCCAGTCTGCACCGTCACCCCATAACCTTGTTGGCGCAAGCTTTGGGCCAAATGATTATCGGTTGATTGGGTAAAAATCTGAATCACCGCATGTCCCAAGGCAATCTTATCCTCTAAGAGGATGCCCAGGTAAATCCCAATCCCATAACCTAGGGCATAAACTACCAGGTAGATCGGGGTATCCAGGTATTTCATCACCACAGAAAGCCCGATGGTATAGATAGTCACCTCAATCATGGCGATAAAAGGAGCAATGGACCGATAACCCCGCATGGCCAAGAGGGTACGGATAGTATTAAGCATAATATAAATTAAGTTAATACCAAAAATAAAAAGTAAAATGTAAAAGTTCATAGCCTTCCTCCTTCCTAGTAAAATTAGCACAGATCAGATTGTAATTAAAGAAATAATAAATAAAAAAGCAAAATTAATAAACAAAGAAAAACTACAGCCAGTCGGCAAAATGCTGCCGGAGACTGTAGTTCTAGCATTCTTTATTCTTCTAAGACCACAAAGGCTTGGGCATAGTCATCGGTATGGGTGATCGAAAGAAAAATCTTGCCCGAATAGGCGGCCGTGTTCAGGCAGGGGCGGCCCTTTTGGTCATTTAATATTTCCAGGTCCTGGAAGGATAGGGATAGACCAATGCCGGTCCCCAAAGCCTTAGCAAAGGCCTCTTTAGCTGCCCAGCGTCCTGAAAGAAATTCCATCTGACGCTTCCAGCTGCTATTGGCCTCCATGGCCTCTCGTTCACTTACTGTTAATACCCGATTGGCAAAATCGGGGCGCTGTTTTTGCGCTTTTTCAATCCGTTTGATGTCAACTAAGTCGGTACCAATTCCTTTGATCATGGTCCGCTATCCTTTAACGAATGGTAAATGATTGCTTATTGGATTGGTTTTTAGCCGGCTTGTTGCCTTTCTTAGCCTGGCTGCGTTTTTTGTTGCCGGTGTGCTTAGACTTGCCTTGGCCCTTATTATTTTTAGGTCTTGGCTTAGAGTGGTGATTTCTCCCCTTATGCTGGCCTCGGTTCTTAGAGTGGGACTTGCCCCTGTTTTTGTCAGAACGTTTCCGCCCTAAAGGCCGCTCAGGCGTGATGGACACCTTGACATCATTTTTATCCTTCATTTGTGAGCGAACCACGGCCAGGGCTAATTGTTCAGCAGTATAGTTTTCGCTGAGGTAGTTCACCACTTCTTCATATTGGTCATCACGGTCTTCTTCTAAGAGTTCCTCCACCGCAGCCAGGGATTGCTTGATTTGACCCGTGAAGGCTTCTTCTTCCGTTGGTGGACGGAGGGGAGACATTTTTTTATGGGTTAGGTTTTCAATAGTACGCAAGTAACCCATTTCATGGTTTGAGACAAAGGTAATGGACATACCGCCCTTACCTGCCCGTCCCGTCCGGCCGATCCGGTGGACATAGCTCTCAGGGTCTTGAGGAATATCGTAGTTATAAACATGAGTCACATTACTAATATCTAAGCCACGAGCCGCCACATCAGTAGCCACTAAGATTTCCAAACGACCGTCTTTAAAGTCCTTCATAATGCTAGACCGTTTTTCCTGGGATAAGTCCCCATGGATCCCTTCAGCCTGGTAGCCCCGTTCAATCAGTCCGCGACTGACTTCATCGACCCGGCGTTTGGTCCGGGCAAAGACAATAGCCAGTTTGGCATGGCTGACATCAATAAAGCGGGTTAACAGATCAAATTTTTCCCGGTCATGGCACTTGGTAAAGTACTGGTCGATGGTATCGGCGGTCATTTCCTTGGCTTCAATTTTGACCGTTACCGGGTCTTGCATGAAGTGTTCACCAATGCGTTGGATTTCCTTGGGCATGGTAGCCGAGAAAAGCAAGGTTTGCCGGTTAGACGGAGTAGCACGAATAATGGTTTCAATGTCTTCGATAAAGCCCATATTCAACATTTCATCGGCTTCATCTAGTACCAAGGTTTCGATAAAGTTTAAGTTTAAGACCTTGCGTTTCATTAAATCGATTAACCGGCCTGGCGTTCCCACTACCACAGGGGCGCCTTTTTTAATTTGGTGGATTTGCCGGCGGATATTGGCCCCACCGTATACATTAACGGTGCGGACACCCTTTTCCTTACCCAGGCGGTAAAGCTCTTGTCCATTTTGGATGGCTAATTCCCGAGTTGGCGCGATCACCAAGGCTTGGATATGGTCGGTATGGTGGTCAATTTTATCTAAGAGGGGTAGGCCAAAAGCAGCGGTTTTTCCGGTACCGGTTTGGGCTTGGCCTAAAACATCCCGTCCTTCTAACGCGTAGGGAATGGTTTGTGCTTGGATGGGGGTGGCTTCTTCAAAGCCCATATTCTTGACCGCTTGGAGCAGTCTAGGATCTAAATTAAGTTCTTCAAATTTCATTAACGAAGAGATTCCTCCTTATTATTAAAAAAGAGTCGCCTGCATAAGGCGAGCTCTTATGTTCTTGGTGTATTCACTTGTTCTAGTATAGCACGGATTGCATAAAATTGCTGGTTAAAGCTTTTTATCCTTAAGCTTTTAAGGCAGCAACGACTTCGGCCAGTCCCATACCGTGGCTAGCTTTGACGAGAATTTGGTCTTGTGAATGGACTTGGTCTAATAAGTCCTTAATTAAAGTGGCCTTATCTTCAGGATAGTAATGAATTT
This genomic interval carries:
- a CDS encoding MFS transporter, which produces MGGNKKLSLRQGLPLLANYGVSLIGDTLYLFAINWFLVSQTQNTALLGKINSISTSILLFSNLLVGPLVDQLNRKKLLIFSDLMSFIACLVCSVLYKDYLADQLILILTSAILSLALAINSPAAKAIVPHVVLGEDIERFNSIQNTLSSIIKIGAPIIGSLILSINNNFNFFILINSLSFLLSALIIASVPYHENNHLPASQPFQFHAHFVSGLKYVCRMKAILGVMVFISLLNFIMTSYDLVIPYAINVLLKGSDKIYSLVLSTEALGGILGGVILTCYGSGQSEESFIQDLKYLAVVLLMAGFFHHIFFIFLCAFVNGFYLVQINAKVFTIIQKHSDQEFLGRVFSLLFVFSSLFSPLANVVFGKIVPLVQWQSFTLAGLGVVAVSYSIKKFFFRESKAFFKGK
- a CDS encoding MerR family transcriptional regulator, encoding MLNEEKKGSEPVATYTSGELAKLAGVTVRTVQYYHKRGLVLPTSISEGGRRLYSQGDLNQMKTICFLKDLGFSLDDIKQVLDEDNARDLIDLLIDQQIQALEAKRQEEEVQLDRLRALQKSLNSFTDLSATGLSSIAKMMNKRKHVQQLHLFILLTALPISLLAGLAVFLLLTQGNFAWLVLYFILAIPYGLGISRYYFKQVAYICPECHYDFQPDLKAAIFAKHTPYTRKLICPHCHYHGYCVETLAQKEGDHYE
- a CDS encoding DUF2179 domain-containing protein, giving the protein MNFYILLFIFGINLIYIMLNTIRTLLAMRGYRSIAPFIAMIEVTIYTIGLSVVMKYLDTPIYLVVYALGYGIGIYLGILLEDKIALGHAVIQIFTQSTDNHLAQSLRQQGYGVTVQTGYGRDGDRLIMTVLTPRSREQQVCRTIEAIDPKVFYISYDAKYIHGGFWTKRLRPSLPHPRNPMKKRAEKQEDESKGEED
- a CDS encoding DEAD/DEAH box helicase, with protein sequence MKFEELNLDPRLLQAVKNMGFEEATPIQAQTIPYALEGRDVLGQAQTGTGKTAAFGLPLLDKIDHHTDHIQALVIAPTRELAIQNGQELYRLGKEKGVRTVNVYGGANIRRQIHQIKKGAPVVVGTPGRLIDLMKRKVLNLNFIETLVLDEADEMLNMGFIEDIETIIRATPSNRQTLLFSATMPKEIQRIGEHFMQDPVTVKIEAKEMTADTIDQYFTKCHDREKFDLLTRFIDVSHAKLAIVFARTKRRVDEVSRGLIERGYQAEGIHGDLSQEKRSSIMKDFKDGRLEILVATDVAARGLDISNVTHVYNYDIPQDPESYVHRIGRTGRAGKGGMSITFVSNHEMGYLRTIENLTHKKMSPLRPPTEEEAFTGQIKQSLAAVEELLEEDRDDQYEEVVNYLSENYTAEQLALAVVRSQMKDKNDVKVSITPERPLGRKRSDKNRGKSHSKNRGQHKGRNHHSKPRPKNNKGQGKSKHTGNKKRSQAKKGNKPAKNQSNKQSFTIR
- a CDS encoding QueT transporter family protein translates to MQENKTRPLVINALVAAIYVVIYFIAPQIAYGPIQFRLSEGLNHLNAFDRRYKWGVVAGVFIANFYGFANGLGWYDLVFGTFHTVISFLICDWIYPKLPSIKARLGATTVIFSLMIFIVAFELNLAFQLPFWYTYFTLVVSELIVLAITAPLMYWIDRQVHFHEKIA
- a CDS encoding PLDc N-terminal domain-containing protein: MNNLSEYLPFLIPVVVLQVALLVYALHHILTHKTYKRGGRTFWLVVVIVLMQFIGPILYLIFGKEED
- the acpS gene encoding holo-ACP synthase; the encoded protein is MIKGIGTDLVDIKRIEKAQKQRPDFANRVLTVSEREAMEANSSWKRQMEFLSGRWAAKEAFAKALGTGIGLSLSFQDLEILNDQKGRPCLNTAAYSGKIFLSITHTDDYAQAFVVLEE
- a CDS encoding ABC transporter ATP-binding protein encodes the protein MAILTLDHVSKKFGSHTILDNLSLTVPQGSVFGFIGRNGAGKTTTMKLILGLMSADQGQICVKGERVSYGQTQTNRYIGYLPDVPAFYPFMNGEEYLRFLGQIAGMSVSEAKKRSQELLDLVGLAQDKQRIKGYSRGMKQRLGIAQALMGRPQLLICDEPTSALDPLGRRDILAILSNIRQETTVLFSTHILSDVEKVCSHVALLNQGQIALAGPLETLTHQVGGPSYQVELEQAEDRLSFQAAFPKSQLDQTGKLRFSSQDYPLKVVLAWLADQDLALRQVERVETSLDDLFQEVVR
- a CDS encoding ABC transporter permease subunit is translated as MKTLMTLLKKEFLAQWRGGQLFILVLVFFVIGLMNTGLALATPWMLEQIASQDNGLAIQVQAVEVTATMAWEQFFKNLPLAMLCFVFLESQLLTKEYQTGTLILVLTKGLKRSQFLLAKFIFLVTLWTGAYSICWLTTLTYTQYYLGSVNQDDLTLALLAWYGFGLLVVSLLLVSSTLATSSSGVLVTLFASLLVFYVLSVFPQSKDYSPILLTEGKALLGEGLDFEDCRQAIYTTGGLILGSLCLSFPLFNRRQL